Proteins from a single region of Takifugu rubripes chromosome 4, fTakRub1.2, whole genome shotgun sequence:
- the ly6pge gene encoding lymphocyte antigen 6 family member pge: MTVVQNCCLLLFSLVLQAFSSDALQCYTCMGSNNDDCNRQGSKSCPNYSDACASVVGHDSGVMKSCSYKSFCSQASSQGYRAPGVTVHCCYSDDCNATSSASRLPRVDGLLPLLPLVFTCFFQ; the protein is encoded by the exons ATGACAGTTGTCCAGAACTGTTGCCTGCTCCTGTTTTCTCTGGTTCTTCAGGCATTTTCTA GTGATGCTCTGCAATGTTACACTTGCATGGGTTCCAATAATGATGACTGCAACCGGCAAGGTTCCAAGTCCTGCCCCAACTACTCTGATGCCTGTGCGTCCGTGGTCGGCCACGACA GCGGGGTGATGAAGTCGTGCTCCTACAAGTCGTTCTGCAGCCAGGCCAGCAGCCAGGGCTACAGGGCGCCGGGCGTCACCGTTCACTGCTGCTACAGCGACGACTGCAACGCCACCAGCTCGGCCTCGCGTCTGCCACGTGTCGACGGCCTGCTGCCGCTCCTGCCGCTTGTCTTCACGTGCTTTTTCCAATAG